From a region of the Lactuca sativa cultivar Salinas chromosome 4, Lsat_Salinas_v11, whole genome shotgun sequence genome:
- the LOC122197599 gene encoding jacalin-related lectin 34: protein MMVFKLSIGVSFVILILIGMVNIGYSENLVEEEKTSFRHGEGVRKAGGAFDDGCDAKRGSSCGLRGKKRLNLGMGVGMGGLGMRFGFGVGMGTGIGIGSTSTGSTGTGSIGTGTGSTGTGTGGGNNVTGSTGTVPANIGIGTGDGAINKTISIGTMDANGIVNPGTETGI from the coding sequence ATGATGGTTTTCAAGCTTTCTATTGGTGTATCTTTTGTAATCCTGATTTTGATTGGCATGGTTAACATTGGATATAGTGAAAATCTTGTTGAAGAGGAGAAGACATCTTTTAGGCATGGTGAGGGAGTTAGAAAGGCTGGAGGAGCATTCGACGATGGGTGTGATGCCAAAAGAGGATCTAGTTGTGGGCTTCGAGGAAAAAAAAGGTTAAATTTGGGGATGGGGGTTGGTATGGGAGGTCTAGGAATGAGGTTCGGGTTCGGGGTAGGGATGGGGACTGGTATTGGTATTGGTAGTACTAGTACTGGTAGTACCGGTACCGGTAGCATCGGTACCGGTACTGGTAGCACCGGTACCGGTACTGGTGGGGGTAATAATGTAACTGGTAGTACTGGTACTGTGCCCGCAAATATAGGGATTGGAACTGGGGATGGGGCCATAAATAAGACTATAAGTATAGGGACAATGGATGCAAATGGGATTGTGAATCCAGGAACTGAGACTGGAATCTAA